The Dehalobacter sp. DCM sequence TATCCGGGAAAAGAAACTCACAGAAATCTGGGACTCCAAGGAGTATCATGCATTCAGAGAAAAGGTTGATACATTTGATTTCTCACCCTGCCTCAAATGCTCCATCTGTGATCTGGCTGAGAAAAATGAAGAAGACTGTTTCGGGAATACCTTCCCGACCTGCGGCGGGTGTCTTTGGGGACAGGGAGTCATTCAGTGCCCGTAATAAAAATAAGTAAAAACAAAAGTTAAAATTATAGGAGATAGAAATGGACGTTAAAAAAATACCGTTAATTCTTGGACTAGCTGGCTTTGTTGTTATGGCAGATAATTGGGTCGTATCACCGATTTTGCCTTCGATTGCGGGAGATATTGGAGTCGATGTTGCCCGGGCGGCACTGATTATTACCGCCTATATGATCCCTTTCGGTTTGTTCCAATTAATCTTTGGATACTTGGCAGATAGGTTTGGCAAGAGGCAAGTGGTCAGCTTTTCTATGGTCATCTTTACGGTTGCGACAGCGCTTTGCTCTCTGGCTACCGGATTGACTGATCTATCGATATATCGGTTCTTGACAGGAACCTTCGCTGCTTCCATCATGCCGATTTCAATGGCTTTGATTGGCGATCTCTTTCCGATGCAGGAACGTCATGCTGCTATTGGGACTTTCATGGGAATCGCCATGCTGGGGCAGGGCGCAAGTATGCTGCTCGGCGGTTCAATTGCCTATTTCTTTAATTGGCGGGGTGTTTTTGCTGTCTATGCTTTTATAGCCATTATCGTCACGGCACTTTTACTGACGACCGGCAAAAAAATTCCATCAGAAAAAGGCCGCGCCATCAAAAAGGAAGAGCTCCTCAAGCCCTATAGTGATGTTTTGAGTAAACCGCGCCATTTAATCATTTATCTGATGGTCATTTTTGAAGGATTCTTTCTGGCTGGTATTTTCTCATTTCTTGGTGCCTTTATCAAAGTTACCTATGGTTTTAATAACTTTTTGATCGGCGTGGTCATGACCTTATTCGGCATAATGGCAGTAGCCGGCAGCCGTTTATCTGGAAAAGCGGTCCCGAAATTCGGACGTAAGAAAACAATAGCGATTGGACTTGCCTTGACCGTGATTAGCGCTCTATTTTTTTCAGTATTAGGTAATATTCTCGGTGTTTTCATTATTGGAATTGGGCTCTTCGGCTTTGGCCAAATGTTTGCTCACTCGACATTCTTAACAATCGCTACCGGATTCTCAGAAAAATGGCGGGGAGTCGCCATGTCGTTTATGCCATTTTGTATGATGGGCGGCGGTGGTCTGGGGACAGCATTTGGCAGCACCATTGTCGGCAATCAGAGTTACACCCTGCTTTTCATCCTGTACGGTATCGGGCTGACTCTGTTGACCTTAGCTGTAATGATTAGTAAAAATGATCTTTTTGCCTGAACATTTAGAAGAAAATGGTACTATTTCTATCAGACATTGCGTTATAATAATTTTGACACATAAGTTATGAAAATATTTTTCAAAATAAAAACAAATAGGGAGGACAAAGGTAATTATGAGAATGCTTGCTGAATTGTTTCCGGAATTTGCTCAAAAACTGGACGAAATCGATGAGTTGTATAAGGAGAAACGTCTGATCGACGAGAAAACCTATCAGTTTATCTGCTTTGCCGTATCGATCAAAGCCCGTTCCAAACCGTGTGTGATTAAGCATTATAAAGGCGCCTTGGATGCGGGAGCAACCCCGCGTGAACTAGCGTACATTTTCGCACTGGTTATGAGAGAAGCCGCAGGTGCTGACGACTGCTGGACGCATGACGTTCTAGGGGATTGGACAGAGATTGTGGCCGGTAATGTCGACTGCGGCTGTCAGAAATAAGTTTTGTTGCCATTGCTCAAAAAATCGCATCTAAAAATATATAGGACTTTAGCATCAGTTAATCTAAAATCAATATTAAGCGGACTTTCAATACGAGCTTAGAAAAGTTATTTAGACTATTCTAAGCTTTTTTTCTTCGGCAAAAATCAGAAAAGGACTTAAAAATAGTTGACGAAAGCAACTAAAGTGGCATACAATATAGTTGATTACGTCAACTATATTGTATGGTGGTTGGTCAAATGGATAAAAGGATAAGGACTATTTATAATTTACTCCAAGAGCTTTCCTGGCAATTTGGAGATCATGGGTTTAATGGAGAATGTTGTGCTGATCTTTCCTTAGTCGAGTATATGGCATTGAAAAAAATTCTGAATACCAGAAGTATTCCTATTCAGGAGATTGGAATCGCTTTGAATTTTACAAAGAGTGGTGCCACTCGGATTATTGATCGCCTGGAGCAAAAGGGATATGTTATACGGGAACAATCGCCAAGTGATGGGCGCGTGTGCTGTGTAACGGTTACGCTCAGAGGCGTTGATACAATGACAAATATAATTGAGAGATATTCAGAATATGTACAAGGCATACTGAAAGAGTTCGAGCCTGAACAAATTGAACAAATCGAAAATTCATTGGAAATGCTGGTTGCAGCAGTACAAAAAAATAAACCATTTGAATGCGGTTTCTGATAGCTGAAGGGAGGATACCATCTTGAACACGTTCATGGTCACCCTGAAATATTTTATTACGATTATGGCGGAGCTCACGGTTCTTTTTATAGGAATCAGCACGATCATCGCCTTAGCGTTAATGTATATTCCTCAGGATAAATTAAAAAATTGGATGTCGAGTAAAGGTGTCTGGGGCAATATAATGGCGGTACTTTTTGGCGCTGTGACACCGTTCTGCGCATGTTCCACCGTACCTTTAACGCTTGGTTTTTTGCAGGCCGGGATTCCGTTCGGCACGGTAATGTCCTTTGTTATCGCCTCACCTT is a genomic window containing:
- a CDS encoding MFS transporter translates to MDVKKIPLILGLAGFVVMADNWVVSPILPSIAGDIGVDVARAALIITAYMIPFGLFQLIFGYLADRFGKRQVVSFSMVIFTVATALCSLATGLTDLSIYRFLTGTFAASIMPISMALIGDLFPMQERHAAIGTFMGIAMLGQGASMLLGGSIAYFFNWRGVFAVYAFIAIIVTALLLTTGKKIPSEKGRAIKKEELLKPYSDVLSKPRHLIIYLMVIFEGFFLAGIFSFLGAFIKVTYGFNNFLIGVVMTLFGIMAVAGSRLSGKAVPKFGRKKTIAIGLALTVISALFFSVLGNILGVFIIGIGLFGFGQMFAHSTFLTIATGFSEKWRGVAMSFMPFCMMGGGGLGTAFGSTIVGNQSYTLLFILYGIGLTLLTLAVMISKNDLFA
- a CDS encoding carboxymuconolactone decarboxylase family protein, giving the protein MRMLAELFPEFAQKLDEIDELYKEKRLIDEKTYQFICFAVSIKARSKPCVIKHYKGALDAGATPRELAYIFALVMREAAGADDCWTHDVLGDWTEIVAGNVDCGCQK
- a CDS encoding MarR family winged helix-turn-helix transcriptional regulator, with the protein product MDKRIRTIYNLLQELSWQFGDHGFNGECCADLSLVEYMALKKILNTRSIPIQEIGIALNFTKSGATRIIDRLEQKGYVIREQSPSDGRVCCVTVTLRGVDTMTNIIERYSEYVQGILKEFEPEQIEQIENSLEMLVAAVQKNKPFECGF